The Pricia mediterranea genome includes a window with the following:
- a CDS encoding pyridoxamine 5'-phosphate oxidase family protein — protein sequence MEVYFQKLKEELQTAAEQKEHPFHFFTLGTVGLEHLPRLRTVVLREISDELKLTFYTDKRSKKILHIKENPKVSLLFYHPKKLLQLKIEGLATIIKDPSTLADRWTNIRPASKKDYTTATAPGSDIDNPDALEYLREGDYFCMVDVTPFKIEYLQLKRPNHLRIRFSKKNEKWKGNYLVP from the coding sequence ATGGAAGTATATTTTCAAAAACTAAAGGAAGAATTGCAAACTGCGGCGGAGCAAAAAGAGCATCCGTTTCATTTTTTTACCTTGGGCACGGTAGGCCTCGAACATCTTCCTCGACTGCGAACGGTCGTTTTACGGGAGATATCCGACGAATTGAAGCTTACATTTTATACCGACAAGCGTTCAAAAAAAATACTGCACATTAAAGAAAATCCCAAAGTCAGCTTGCTTTTCTATCATCCAAAGAAATTACTCCAGCTTAAAATCGAAGGATTGGCCACTATAATAAAAGACCCCTCTACCTTAGCCGATCGCTGGACAAACATAAGGCCCGCTTCCAAAAAAGATTATACCACGGCGACGGCACCTGGAAGTGACATTGACAACCCCGACGCATTAGAGTATCTAAGGGAAGGCGATTACTTTTGTATGGTCGATGTCACTCCCTTCAAAATCGAATACCTTCAATTGAAGCGCCCCAATCACCTTCGGATACGTTTTTCTAAAAAGAACGAGAAATGGAAAGGAAATTATCTGGTACCCTGA
- a CDS encoding succinate dehydrogenase/fumarate reductase iron-sulfur subunit translates to MKLTLKIWRQKNSQQIGKLVEYALNDVNPDDSFLEMLDTLNYDLIVKGENPIAFDHDCREGICGMCSLFINGRPHGPDTGIATCQLHMRRFNDGDTIYIEPFRATAFPVIKDLVVDRSAFDRVQEAGGYISVNTSGNPQEANTLPIEKSLADAAFDAATCIGCGACVAACKNASAVLFVSAKVSQFALLPQGKVEASERVANMVKQMDLEGFGSCTNTGACEIECPKGISLENIARMNREYLKTNLGG, encoded by the coding sequence ATGAAACTGACTTTAAAGATTTGGCGGCAGAAAAATTCCCAACAAATAGGAAAGCTGGTGGAATATGCCCTAAACGACGTCAATCCCGATGATTCTTTTCTGGAAATGCTAGATACGCTTAACTACGACCTGATCGTCAAAGGAGAAAATCCGATAGCCTTCGATCACGATTGCAGGGAAGGTATCTGTGGCATGTGTTCGCTCTTTATCAACGGGCGGCCCCACGGTCCCGATACGGGCATTGCTACCTGCCAATTGCACATGCGTCGGTTCAACGACGGGGATACCATCTATATCGAACCTTTCAGGGCCACTGCATTTCCCGTAATCAAAGATCTCGTGGTCGATCGGTCCGCCTTTGACCGAGTGCAAGAGGCAGGAGGTTACATTTCGGTAAATACCTCCGGGAACCCACAGGAGGCCAACACGCTGCCCATTGAAAAATCGCTTGCCGATGCCGCCTTCGATGCGGCGACATGTATCGGTTGCGGGGCCTGTGTCGCGGCTTGCAAGAACGCCTCGGCCGTATTGTTCGTTTCCGCCAAGGTATCCCAGTTCGCCCTTTTACCACAAGGTAAAGTAGAGGCATCGGAGCGCGTTGCCAACATGGTGAAACAAATGGATCTCGAAGGATTTGGTAGTTGTACCAACACCGGGGCCTGCGAGATAGAATGTCCGAAGGGAATATCCTTGGAAAACATAGCCCGTATGAACCGGGAATACCTAAAAACAAATTTGGGAGGGTAG
- the pckA gene encoding phosphoenolpyruvate carboxykinase (ATP) gives MDRSKARVSKKNSDLTKYGLKNVTAKWNLEGEALQKITLEKGMGTETENGTLCVNTGKFTGRSPKDRFLVKDDYTEDKVWWGRTNKPIAPENFDRLYQEVASYLSDKEIYIRDAYVCADPKYRMNVRTITEYPWSNFFVKNMFLRLEENEYEDFEEEWLVLCAPGYEAKNPETFGIRAGNFSILNFTKKIALIGGSAYTGEMKKGIFSALNLILPTEKDVLPMHCSANVGKDGDTAIFFGLSGTGKTTLSADPDRKLIGDDEHGWTSDDTIFNFEGGCYAKAIDLSEEKEPDIYRAVRPGALLENVVFKPGTNEVDYADSSITQNTRVSYPIEHIDNIKVPSHADNPENIFFLTCDAFGVLPPVSKLTPGQAAYHFISGYTAKVAGTEAGIDEPVPSFSACFGEPFMPLHPTFYAEMLSKKMKETGVNVWLINTGWTGGPYGVGSRIKLRYTRAMITSILEGELEKVDYDQHPIFGLHMPKYCKDVPSEMLDPMNTWLQKGAYVSKAIQLAHSFHLNFDKFINQASDEIMHGAPLIDAHQILDPHL, from the coding sequence ATGGATAGATCAAAGGCCAGAGTCTCCAAAAAAAATAGCGACCTAACAAAATATGGACTCAAAAACGTGACCGCGAAGTGGAATTTGGAGGGCGAAGCACTTCAAAAAATCACCTTGGAAAAGGGAATGGGCACCGAAACCGAAAACGGAACCTTGTGTGTCAATACCGGAAAATTTACGGGACGGTCGCCGAAAGACCGATTTTTGGTCAAAGATGACTACACGGAGGATAAAGTCTGGTGGGGGAGGACCAATAAGCCTATAGCCCCGGAGAATTTTGACCGGCTTTATCAAGAGGTGGCCAGTTACTTGTCGGACAAAGAAATCTACATTCGGGATGCGTATGTCTGTGCCGATCCGAAATATCGAATGAACGTACGGACAATCACCGAATATCCCTGGTCCAATTTTTTTGTCAAGAACATGTTCCTCCGTCTGGAGGAAAACGAATACGAAGATTTTGAGGAAGAGTGGCTGGTGCTCTGCGCTCCCGGTTATGAGGCGAAAAATCCGGAAACCTTCGGTATCAGGGCGGGCAACTTTTCAATTTTGAACTTCACCAAGAAAATCGCCCTGATTGGCGGATCGGCCTATACTGGAGAGATGAAAAAAGGAATTTTTTCGGCCCTGAACCTAATCCTTCCTACCGAAAAAGACGTATTGCCGATGCACTGTTCGGCCAATGTGGGCAAGGACGGGGATACGGCCATCTTTTTTGGCCTATCCGGTACCGGGAAAACCACGCTCTCCGCAGATCCCGACCGCAAGTTGATCGGGGACGACGAGCACGGTTGGACGTCGGACGATACGATATTTAATTTTGAGGGGGGATGTTATGCCAAGGCCATCGACCTTAGTGAGGAGAAGGAACCGGATATCTATCGGGCCGTACGTCCCGGCGCTCTTCTAGAAAATGTAGTGTTCAAACCGGGGACCAATGAAGTGGATTATGCCGATAGTTCAATTACCCAGAATACCCGGGTCAGTTACCCGATCGAACATATCGATAACATTAAGGTACCTTCCCACGCCGATAATCCCGAGAACATTTTCTTTTTGACCTGTGATGCCTTTGGCGTCTTGCCGCCCGTTTCCAAACTGACCCCCGGTCAGGCCGCTTACCACTTTATTTCCGGGTATACCGCCAAAGTTGCTGGCACTGAAGCAGGAATCGACGAGCCGGTCCCTTCCTTTTCAGCCTGTTTCGGGGAACCTTTCATGCCTCTGCACCCCACATTCTACGCTGAAATGCTGAGCAAAAAAATGAAAGAGACCGGGGTCAATGTCTGGTTGATCAACACGGGATGGACCGGGGGGCCCTACGGGGTCGGTTCGCGCATCAAACTGAGATACACCAGGGCCATGATTACCTCGATATTGGAGGGCGAACTTGAAAAGGTAGATTATGACCAACATCCTATTTTCGGACTGCACATGCCTAAGTACTGTAAAGACGTGCCTTCGGAAATGTTAGATCCCATGAACACTTGGTTACAGAAAGGGGCCTATGTCAGCAAGGCCATTCAATTGGCGCATTCCTTCCACCTGAATTTCGATAAGTTTATCAATCAGGCCTCCGATGAGATTATGCACGGGGCCCCCTTGATCGACGCACACCAAATTTTGGATCCCCATCTTTAA
- a CDS encoding universal stress protein, translating into MDKRILLPTDFSKNALNAVRYALKLYADHDCNFYFLHVFPVDGYHVDNPIMLTEPDEKAFEKAKKNSEDEFKKLMKTLQREPENPKHRYHTISTNDSLIESTKDLIRKKDIDIIIMGTQGTTGSRTVIFGTNTINMMEAITVCPVLSIPEFTNPEPPNEIVFPTDYKSVFKRRELKHLMEISRMHNIGIRILHIEEEKELSKEQQESKDLLESIFKELDHSFHTLSDVKVHAGINAFIESRDSEMIAFLNKKSGFFHNILSKPLVQELGYHSKIPVLALNDVL; encoded by the coding sequence ATGGACAAACGAATTCTATTGCCTACCGATTTTTCGAAAAATGCACTGAACGCCGTTCGCTACGCCTTGAAGCTCTATGCCGACCACGACTGCAATTTTTATTTTCTACACGTATTCCCGGTCGACGGATATCATGTTGACAACCCCATAATGCTGACAGAGCCCGATGAAAAAGCCTTTGAAAAGGCAAAGAAAAATTCAGAAGATGAGTTCAAAAAACTTATGAAGACGCTACAACGGGAGCCTGAAAATCCAAAACATAGGTATCATACAATTTCAACGAACGATTCATTGATCGAATCGACCAAAGACCTTATTAGAAAAAAGGATATCGATATCATTATTATGGGAACCCAGGGCACTACTGGGTCGAGGACCGTTATTTTCGGTACCAATACCATTAATATGATGGAGGCTATTACTGTATGTCCCGTCCTGTCCATCCCCGAATTCACAAACCCCGAGCCTCCTAATGAAATTGTGTTTCCAACGGACTATAAGTCGGTTTTTAAGAGAAGGGAACTAAAACATTTGATGGAAATCAGCAGGATGCACAACATCGGTATCAGGATACTACATATCGAGGAGGAAAAAGAACTCAGCAAAGAGCAGCAAGAAAGCAAAGATCTATTGGAAAGCATCTTCAAGGAACTTGACCATAGTTTCCACACCTTGTCCGACGTTAAGGTACATGCCGGGATCAATGCCTTCATCGAAAGTAGGGATAGCGAGATGATTGCATTCCTAAACAAAAAAAGCGGCTTTTTCCATAACATCCTATCGAAACCCTTGGTCCAGGAACTCGGTTACCATTCAAAAATACCGGTGTTGGCCCTGAACGATGTCTTATAG
- a CDS encoding acetyltransferase yields MKNVVIIGASGHGGMIMDCLEKEGKFTLVGFVDSFKPKGTYINGYEILGSENELPLLMDKFGIDNAIVAIGNNFTRKLMVDKIAEIAPSLHFVTTIHPSAIIGKNVSIGKGSVIMPGAIVNCNSRIGNFCIVNTNSSLGHDGNMALFSSISSGVCTGGNLILGPYSALSLGARVIENISIGEHSVVGAGSLVVKDVGCHAVVYGSPARFVRSREPHDAYLSGDPVSNQCSPVIHGI; encoded by the coding sequence ATGAAAAACGTGGTTATTATTGGAGCCTCCGGACACGGCGGCATGATTATGGACTGTCTGGAAAAGGAAGGTAAATTCACGCTCGTCGGATTCGTCGATTCCTTCAAACCAAAAGGGACCTATATCAATGGCTATGAAATATTGGGCTCGGAAAATGAACTGCCACTTTTGATGGACAAGTTCGGGATAGATAATGCGATAGTTGCTATCGGCAATAATTTTACCCGCAAACTGATGGTGGACAAAATCGCGGAAATTGCGCCTTCGTTGCACTTTGTAACCACCATTCATCCATCGGCAATAATCGGTAAAAATGTATCGATAGGAAAAGGGAGCGTCATAATGCCAGGTGCCATTGTGAACTGCAATTCAAGAATTGGAAACTTCTGCATTGTCAATACTAACTCTTCGCTTGGGCATGATGGAAATATGGCGCTTTTTTCAAGCATCTCTTCCGGTGTGTGTACTGGTGGCAATTTAATTTTAGGACCATATTCCGCCTTGTCGTTGGGAGCAAGAGTCATCGAAAACATCAGCATTGGCGAGCACAGTGTCGTTGGTGCGGGATCATTGGTCGTCAAAGACGTCGGCTGCCATGCGGTCGTCTATGGTTCTCCGGCCCGTTTTGTAAGAAGCCGTGAGCCACACGATGCCTATTTAAGCGGAGACCCCGTTTCGAATCAGTGTTCTCCTGTGATCCACGGTATCTAA
- a CDS encoding universal stress protein, whose amino-acid sequence MRKVLVPTDFSDNAYNALKYASQVFKYERSEFIILHTYADEVYREEKTGKRASLEKLKRATLESVEEKLGQIQADLRKYSPNPKHSYAFVPVFGGLIDAANEWVNQENIDIVVMGTRGATNDRRTTFGTNTLQLMKYVQCPVLAVPEGYEYHPPKNVLFASDLMLPFKRRELKLLADMTGSFRSKVHVLYNNPVENLSFRQMDNKKFLQGCLQKTESIFTTTAEGDKTLAITKYIEQSDIDMLAMINSRHSHLEDMLATSTIDQLGLHVKVPFMVMQNIAR is encoded by the coding sequence ATGAGAAAAGTATTGGTACCCACGGATTTTTCGGATAACGCTTATAATGCGTTGAAATATGCCTCTCAGGTATTCAAGTACGAACGTAGTGAATTCATTATTCTGCACACCTACGCAGACGAGGTTTACCGTGAGGAAAAAACCGGTAAACGCGCCTCCCTCGAAAAATTGAAGCGGGCCACGCTGGAAAGTGTTGAAGAAAAGCTTGGGCAAATCCAGGCCGACCTCAGGAAATATTCTCCCAACCCAAAACATTCCTACGCCTTTGTTCCGGTCTTTGGAGGACTTATCGATGCCGCCAACGAATGGGTGAACCAAGAAAATATCGATATCGTAGTCATGGGCACCCGCGGGGCCACCAACGATCGAAGGACCACTTTTGGCACCAATACCCTACAACTGATGAAATATGTACAGTGTCCGGTACTCGCTGTCCCGGAAGGCTATGAATACCATCCGCCCAAAAATGTACTTTTTGCCAGCGATCTTATGCTTCCCTTCAAGCGTAGGGAACTGAAACTACTCGCCGATATGACGGGTTCTTTCAGGTCTAAAGTTCATGTGCTCTATAATAATCCCGTTGAAAACCTTTCCTTTCGACAAATGGACAATAAAAAGTTCCTGCAAGGCTGTTTGCAAAAAACGGAATCGATTTTTACGACTACCGCGGAAGGAGACAAAACCTTGGCCATAACCAAATACATCGAACAAAGTGACATCGATATGTTGGCGATGATCAATTCTCGGCATTCGCACCTAGAGGACATGCTTGCCACCTCTACCATCGACCAGTTGGGTCTTCACGTAAAGGTGCCGTTTATGGTCATGCAGAACATTGCACGATAA
- a CDS encoding ArsR/SmtB family transcription factor translates to MGATKTEKFSDLQNEIAVFAKAFGHPARVAILQHLFEIDTCVCGDLVYKIGLAQPTISQHLKELKHLGLIKGTVEGTSVCYCIDRKNWTEMKKRMHHFLDQDLPKETCC, encoded by the coding sequence ATGGGCGCAACAAAAACCGAAAAGTTTTCGGACCTTCAAAATGAAATAGCTGTTTTCGCCAAAGCTTTTGGACATCCGGCGCGGGTAGCCATTCTACAACATCTTTTCGAAATCGACACCTGCGTATGTGGCGATTTGGTCTATAAAATCGGACTTGCACAACCTACTATTTCCCAGCATTTAAAGGAATTGAAACACTTAGGTCTCATAAAAGGTACTGTGGAGGGCACGAGTGTTTGCTATTGCATCGACCGAAAAAACTGGACCGAGATGAAAAAAAGGATGCATCATTTTTTGGACCAGGACCTTCCAAAGGAAACGTGCTGTTAA
- a CDS encoding fumarate reductase/succinate dehydrogenase flavoprotein subunit codes for MSVLDAKIPLGPLSEKWSNHKNGIDLVNPANKRGLEIIVVGTGLAGGSAAATLAELGYNVSAFCFQDSPRRAHSVAAQGGINAAKNYKGDGDSVYRLFYDTIKGGDYRSREANVYRLAEVSSNIIDQCVAQGVPFAREYGGLLDNRSFGGVQVSRTFYAKGQTGQQLLLGVYSAMNRQIARGKIRMFNRHEMLDVVLVNGKARGIISRNLVTGAIDRHAAHAVVIASGGYGNLFYLSTYAMGSNASAAWKAHKRGAFLANPCFNQIHPTAIPVGGPNQSKLTLMSESLRNDGRIWVPKDLEDAKALREGRKNPNDIAEEDRDYYLERQYPAFGNLVPRDVASRAAKERCDAGYGVNVTGQAVYLDFASSIERMGKERARTKGLDGSDAALIERLGQEAIQGKYGNLFQMYEKIMDLNPYETPMMIYPTTHYTMGGLWVDYNLMTTVPGLYAIGEANFSDHGANRLGASALMQGLADGYFILPYTIGDYLSKDIGTGKVSTDTSEFEKAESQVRERISQLIGNQGSRPVDYFHKKLGAIMWQHCGIDRNEEGLKTAMEDIRSVRAEFWEDVIVPGTAEEFNEELAKAGRLADFLELAELYAKDALCREESCGAHMREEHRGPEGEALRDDSEFAHVAAWEYKGRPGEAELHKEKLVYENIEMKQRSYK; via the coding sequence ATGAGTGTTTTGGATGCCAAAATTCCCTTGGGCCCCCTATCGGAGAAATGGTCGAACCATAAAAACGGTATCGACCTCGTAAATCCGGCAAACAAAAGGGGGTTGGAGATCATCGTTGTCGGTACCGGCCTGGCCGGGGGATCTGCGGCGGCCACCTTAGCCGAACTCGGGTACAATGTAAGCGCTTTCTGCTTTCAAGATTCCCCGCGTCGTGCGCATTCAGTGGCGGCCCAAGGCGGAATCAATGCCGCGAAGAACTATAAGGGCGACGGCGATTCGGTCTATCGACTTTTCTACGATACGATAAAGGGGGGCGATTACCGTTCGCGGGAAGCCAATGTGTACCGATTGGCGGAGGTTTCTTCCAATATCATCGACCAATGCGTAGCACAGGGGGTTCCCTTTGCCAGGGAGTATGGGGGGCTGCTCGACAACCGCTCCTTCGGAGGGGTACAGGTGTCCCGCACCTTTTATGCCAAGGGCCAGACCGGCCAACAGTTGCTGCTGGGAGTGTATTCGGCCATGAACCGGCAGATTGCACGCGGAAAAATCAGAATGTTCAACCGGCACGAGATGTTGGATGTGGTGCTGGTCAACGGCAAGGCCCGGGGAATAATCTCCCGAAACCTGGTCACGGGAGCCATCGATCGACATGCCGCACATGCCGTGGTCATCGCCTCCGGGGGGTACGGTAACCTATTCTATTTATCCACCTACGCCATGGGCAGCAATGCATCTGCTGCATGGAAGGCCCATAAGCGCGGGGCTTTTTTGGCCAATCCCTGTTTTAACCAAATCCACCCCACGGCGATTCCGGTAGGGGGACCCAACCAGTCCAAACTCACCCTAATGTCAGAGTCCCTACGCAACGACGGAAGAATATGGGTACCCAAAGATCTGGAAGATGCCAAGGCCCTTCGTGAGGGGCGGAAAAATCCCAACGATATCGCCGAGGAAGACAGGGACTATTATCTGGAACGGCAGTATCCCGCCTTTGGAAACCTGGTACCGCGCGATGTGGCCTCCCGGGCGGCCAAGGAACGCTGTGATGCTGGGTATGGCGTGAATGTTACCGGGCAGGCCGTGTATCTGGATTTCGCCTCGTCCATCGAAAGAATGGGCAAAGAACGGGCCAGAACAAAAGGATTGGACGGTAGTGATGCAGCGTTAATCGAGCGCTTGGGCCAGGAGGCCATCCAAGGGAAATACGGCAATCTTTTTCAAATGTATGAGAAAATCATGGACCTGAACCCTTACGAAACTCCCATGATGATCTATCCGACTACTCATTATACCATGGGGGGACTCTGGGTAGACTACAACCTGATGACCACAGTTCCGGGGCTTTACGCCATCGGGGAGGCCAATTTTTCGGACCATGGCGCCAATCGCCTCGGGGCTTCAGCCTTGATGCAGGGGCTAGCCGACGGTTATTTCATCCTTCCTTATACCATTGGGGACTATCTCTCAAAGGATATCGGTACCGGGAAGGTTTCTACCGATACCTCCGAGTTTGAAAAAGCGGAATCGCAGGTAAGGGAACGCATTTCGCAATTGATCGGGAACCAAGGCTCGCGTCCGGTGGACTACTTCCATAAAAAGTTGGGCGCGATCATGTGGCAGCACTGTGGCATCGACCGAAATGAAGAAGGGTTAAAGACGGCGATGGAAGATATCAGGTCCGTTCGCGCTGAATTTTGGGAGGATGTAATCGTTCCCGGAACGGCGGAGGAATTTAATGAAGAACTTGCCAAGGCGGGGCGTTTGGCCGATTTTTTGGAACTGGCCGAGCTCTACGCCAAGGATGCCCTATGCAGGGAAGAATCGTGCGGCGCGCATATGAGGGAGGAACATCGAGGTCCCGAAGGCGAGGCCTTGCGCGACGATTCCGAGTTCGCACATGTTGCGGCCTGGGAGTACAAGGGCCGACCTGGGGAAGCTGAGCTGCATAAAGAAAAACTGGTTTATGAAAATATTGAAATGAAACAGCGCAGCTATAAATAG
- a CDS encoding arsenite methyltransferase, with protein sequence MKEEQQLKNIVKERYAKIAEQGKVENAASCCGATTPSNKVYNIMMDDYSETDGYVSDADLGLGCGLPTQFAQIKKGDTVIDLGSGAGNDCFVARHETGSEGKVIGIDFTPVMIEKARGNAEKLGYNNVEFREGDIDAMPVNENVADVIVSNCVLNLVPVKEKVVSEIYRVLKPGGHFSISDIVLVGELPDALKSDAEMYAGCVAGAMQKDEYLGMLEDKGFQNIKVQKEKPIAIPDDILGKYLSEQELRLFNKGGTGIFSITVYAEKDGTDAVRHNTDESEIKASGSCDPSSGCC encoded by the coding sequence ATGAAAGAAGAACAACAACTAAAAAATATCGTAAAGGAGCGGTACGCTAAGATTGCCGAGCAGGGAAAGGTGGAAAATGCAGCGTCTTGTTGCGGTGCGACTACCCCCTCGAACAAAGTGTACAATATTATGATGGACGATTATTCCGAAACAGACGGATACGTATCCGACGCCGATTTAGGATTAGGCTGTGGACTCCCGACCCAGTTTGCCCAGATTAAGAAAGGGGATACGGTAATCGATTTGGGCTCCGGCGCCGGAAACGACTGCTTCGTCGCACGGCACGAAACAGGCAGTGAGGGCAAGGTAATCGGAATTGATTTCACCCCCGTAATGATCGAAAAAGCCCGGGGCAACGCAGAAAAGTTGGGTTATAATAATGTAGAATTCAGGGAAGGTGATATCGATGCCATGCCCGTTAACGAAAACGTTGCGGATGTAATCGTGAGCAATTGTGTGCTCAATTTGGTTCCCGTAAAAGAAAAAGTGGTCTCCGAGATTTACCGGGTACTGAAACCAGGAGGGCATTTCAGTATCTCGGACATTGTTCTGGTGGGAGAGCTACCCGATGCCTTAAAATCGGATGCCGAAATGTATGCAGGCTGCGTGGCAGGAGCCATGCAAAAAGATGAGTACCTTGGGATGTTAGAGGATAAAGGATTTCAGAACATCAAAGTACAAAAAGAGAAACCCATCGCCATACCCGATGATATTCTTGGCAAATACCTCTCCGAACAAGAACTACGACTTTTCAATAAGGGTGGAACAGGCATTTTCAGTATAACGGTTTATGCAGAAAAAGATGGCACTGACGCGGTGAGGCACAATACAGATGAATCAGAAATCAAAGCTTCCGGGTCCTGCGATCCATCAAGCGGATGTTGCTAG
- a CDS encoding universal stress protein yields the protein MEKISTLLVPYDFSESAERALDYAVAFVGRNDDMTIILARISGHRELDLPPEDYQDVVEKYRSELKNELEWITREGGLTEALLDIQGNKQIDLIVMGTGGSKDKATGTNTSKLALEADCPVMVVPQGYSGFRVKRIALVLGKKEIDDAQVLGTLLDVARRFNAVVHVLTIKNTPGIYGYSEADRKNESTIRYYLEHFFTQHSFIENTDIVAGIMDYAQNNLIDMIGILPRNHAQRSAPSEGELTKELSLRSKIPILAMD from the coding sequence ATGGAAAAAATTTCTACCCTTCTTGTACCCTACGATTTTTCAGAAAGTGCCGAGCGGGCCTTGGATTATGCCGTGGCCTTCGTAGGGCGTAACGACGATATGACCATTATATTGGCACGAATATCGGGTCACCGGGAACTCGATCTGCCTCCAGAGGATTACCAAGATGTTGTGGAAAAATACCGTTCGGAGCTTAAGAACGAATTGGAGTGGATTACTCGGGAAGGAGGGCTTACCGAAGCCTTACTAGACATCCAAGGGAACAAACAAATAGACCTCATCGTCATGGGAACCGGAGGGAGCAAAGATAAGGCGACAGGTACCAATACCTCAAAACTTGCGCTGGAGGCCGACTGTCCGGTAATGGTAGTGCCGCAAGGCTATAGCGGCTTTCGGGTAAAGCGTATTGCGCTGGTTCTGGGAAAAAAGGAAATCGATGATGCCCAAGTGCTCGGCACTTTGCTCGACGTCGCCCGTAGGTTCAATGCCGTGGTGCACGTCCTTACGATTAAAAACACCCCCGGTATTTACGGATATTCCGAGGCCGACCGTAAGAACGAGAGTACGATACGGTATTATCTGGAGCACTTTTTCACCCAGCATTCCTTTATCGAGAATACCGATATCGTAGCGGGAATTATGGACTACGCCCAGAATAACCTGATAGACATGATCGGCATACTGCCGAGAAACCATGCACAACGTAGCGCACCGTCGGAAGGGGAGCTAACGAAGGAATTGAGTTTGCGATCTAAGATACCGATACTGGCTATGGATTAA
- a CDS encoding universal stress protein: MKKIILPTDFSDNAFNAIRYAVQLYKDIETTFYLLHTYTPPVYQMEYVMQSPAQFGLGDRHRQEAANRLNGLRDKIKSEFGNQKHSFITHVAFNTLIYEILETIENEKADLVIMGTQGATGATEILFGTNTVHLIKKTTCPVIAVPSEFEYENPKEILFPTDYIPDYSQEQLQQLVDIAENHKSHLEIIHVSSGFELADIQESNKKKLKVIFAEISHSFHDLPDQGVIAAINNFQKKKEIKILAMIRNKHTFFERMFIEPVIKKLGFHVNIPFMVIP; the protein is encoded by the coding sequence ATGAAAAAAATAATTTTGCCTACTGATTTTTCCGATAATGCGTTCAATGCTATTAGATACGCGGTGCAGCTATACAAGGATATAGAAACGACCTTCTATCTGTTGCACACATACACCCCTCCGGTATATCAGATGGAATACGTCATGCAGAGTCCTGCGCAGTTCGGCTTGGGCGATCGCCATCGTCAGGAGGCCGCGAACCGACTAAATGGATTGCGCGATAAGATCAAATCGGAATTCGGCAACCAAAAGCATAGTTTTATAACCCATGTCGCCTTTAATACACTGATTTACGAAATTCTGGAAACTATTGAAAACGAAAAAGCCGATCTTGTAATAATGGGTACACAAGGTGCTACCGGGGCCACAGAAATTCTTTTCGGCACCAACACGGTGCACCTCATTAAAAAAACGACCTGCCCGGTCATCGCAGTTCCTTCGGAATTTGAATATGAAAATCCGAAAGAAATTCTTTTTCCTACCGACTATATACCGGATTATTCGCAGGAGCAATTGCAGCAACTCGTGGACATTGCCGAGAATCATAAGAGTCACCTTGAAATCATCCACGTTTCTTCGGGTTTCGAATTGGCCGATATTCAAGAAAGCAACAAAAAAAAGCTGAAAGTCATTTTCGCGGAAATATCCCACTCATTTCATGATTTGCCCGATCAGGGAGTCATTGCGGCCATCAACAATTTTCAGAAGAAAAAAGAAATTAAAATTTTGGCCATGATCCGAAATAAGCACACGTTCTTCGAACGCATGTTCATAGAACCGGTCATCAAAAAATTAGGGTTTCATGTGAACATCCCTTTTATGGTCATCCCGTAA